A genome region from Musa acuminata AAA Group cultivar baxijiao chromosome BXJ3-5, Cavendish_Baxijiao_AAA, whole genome shotgun sequence includes the following:
- the LOC103985399 gene encoding plastidic glucose transporter 4, with protein sequence MMQNAAVAAKGGVPGLHFPGRGNRVSAGFGVVGKRTAGSNRLWMPDRGFCGGSSRLGSSIGFGMEMARMRSGMEGIFRSREKARYVRVQASGDLESVPSDKPQTKSSGNVLPYVGVACLGAILFGYHLGVVNGALEYLARDLAIVENTVLQGWVVSTLLAGATVGSFTGGALADKFGRTRTFQLDVIPLAVGAFLSATAQDVRTMIIGRLLAGIGIGISSAIVPLYISEISPTEIRGALGSINQLFICIGILMALVAGLPLAGNPLWWRTMFSIAIVPSVLMALGMAFCPESPRWLFQQGKLLQAETAIKKLYGKEKVSEVMHDLRAGGEGTTESDAGWFDLFGKRYWKVVSVGAALFLFQQLAGINAVVYYSTSVFRSAGIASDVAASALVGASNVFGTAIASSLMDKQGRKSLLITSFSGMAASMLLLSLSFTWKPLAPYSGTLAVLGTVLYVLSFSLGAGPVPALLLPEIFASRIRAKAVALSLGMHWVSNFVIGLYFLSVVNKFGISRVYLGFATVCLLAVLYIAGNVVETKGRSLEEIERALSVAV encoded by the exons ATGATGCAGAACGCTGCGGTTGCTGCCAAAGGAGGTGTACCTGGCCTCCATTTCCCGGGTCGCGGAAACAGGGTTTCGGCTGGTTTTGGTGTGGTCGGGAAGAGGACGGCGGGATCGAACAGGTTGTGGATGCCGGACCGTGGATTCTGCGGCGGAAGCTCCCGGCTTGGATCGTCCATCGGTTTTGGGATGGAGATGGCGCGGATGAGGAGCGGGATGGAGGGGATTTTTAGGTCGAGGGAGAAAGCTCGATATGTCAGAGTCCAAGCGTCTG GTGACCTTGAGAGCGTGCCTTCCGATAAACCTCAGACAAAATCATCAGGAAATGTTCTGCCATACGTCGGTGTAGCATGCTTGGGGGCCATTTTGTTTGGATATCATCTTGG TGTAGTGAATGGAGCACTTGAATATCTTGCAAGGGATCTTGCAATTGTGGAAAATACTGTACTACAAG GTTGGGTTGTTAGCACCCTTCTTGCAGGTGCAACTGTCGGCTCTTTTACTGGGGGAGCATTGGCTGATAAATTTGGTCGGACTCGAACTTTCCAGCTTGATGTAATTCCGCTTGCAGTCGGTGCTTTTCTCAG TGCAACTGCCCAAGATGTACGAACAATGATAATTGGTCGACTGCTTGCTGGAATTGGAATTGGGATCTCTTCTGCCATTGTGCCACTCTACATATCAGAG ATATCACCAACTGAAATTCGTGGAGCACTTGGATCCATCAACCAACTTTTCATTTGCATCGGTATTCTCATGGCTTTGGTGGCTGGATTGCCTTTAGCAGGAAATCCTTTATG GTGGAGGACAATGTTTAGCATTGCAATTGTTCCCTCTGTTCTGATGGCACTTGGAATGGCTTTCTGTCCCGAAAGCCCTCGCTGGCTGTTTCAG CAAGGAAAGCTTCTTCAGGCTGAAACTGCTATAAAGAAACTCTATGGAAAAGAAAAGGTTAGTGAAGTTATGCATGATTTAAGAGCAGGTGGTGAAGGCACAACCGAATCAGATGCTGGTTGGTTCGATCTTTTCGGTAAACGCTACTGGAAAG TTGTGAGCGTTGGAGCAGCATTATTCTTGTTTCAACAATTGGCTGGAATAAATGCTGTTGTATACTATTCTACATCTGTATTCCGTAGTGCGGGAATTGCTTCTGATGTTGCTGCTAGCGCTTTAGTTGGGGCATCAAATGTTTTTG GCACAGCAATTGCTTCTTCTCTGATGGACAAGCAAGGAAGGAAAAGCCTTTTGATCACAAGTTTTAGTGGAATG GCTGCCTCCATGTTGCTGCTTTCTTTGTCATTCACATGGAAGCCCCTTGCACCTTATTCAGGGACACTTGCAGTGCTTGGCACAGTCCT ATATGTGCTCTCTTTTTCACTGGGTGCTGGCCCTGTACCGGCTCTCCTCCTCCCGGAGATTTTTGCTTCCAGGATCAGAGCCAAGGCAGTTGCATTGTCTCTTGGCATGCATTGG GTTTCCAACTTCGTGATCGGTCTCTACTTCTTGAGCGTGGTGAACAAGTTTGGAATCAGCAGGGTGTATTTAGGGTTTGCAACAGTATGCCTGCTTGCAGTTCTTTACATAGCTGGGAATGTCGTCGAGACGAAGGGACGGTCACTAGAAGAGATCGAGCGCGCTCTCAGCGTTGCTGTTTGA
- the LOC135638621 gene encoding protein EMBRYO DEFECTIVE 514-like, giving the protein MAEELADNPQLLEGEELMAEAVPAESGGSAEKRRREEAGEEDSVSKRQKPEGCLEEEGTDGVEGEEEVGGDVDVRRSRDGGESEVASIGPKVFTSSVEMFDYFLKLLRSWLPNLNINKYEHMVLLDLLKKGHPEPAKKIGEGIEAFQVRYHPTYKSRCFFLIRVDGTTDDFSFRKCVDKILPLPDHLKVQSTSDNDRVLGNKHGSHQRGGGRRGGRGYGKRGGFRK; this is encoded by the exons ATGGCGGAAGAGCTCGCGGATAACCCTCAGTTACTCGAGGGAGAGGAGCTCATGGCGGAAGCGGTGCCGGCTGAGAGCGGTGGCAGCgccgagaagaggagaagagaggaggcCGGCGAGGAGGACTCTGTTTCGAAGAGGCAGAAGCCGGAGGGTTGTTTGGAAGAAGAAGGGACGGATGGAGTTGAAGGAGAGGAGGAAGTTGGAGGCGATGTGGACGTGCGAAGAAGCCGGGACGGTGGGGAGTCGGAGGTGGCAAGTATCGGACCGAAGGTGTTTACGTCGTCAGTGGAGATGTTTGATTACTTCCTGAAGCTTCTCCGTTCCTGGTTGCCCAATCTTAATATCAACAAG TATGAGCACATGGTATTGCTGGATTTGTTGAAGAAGGGGCATCCTGAACCTGCCAAGAAGATTGGAGAAGGAATCGAGGCATTCCAGGTGCGCTATCACCCGACATATAAAAGTCGATGCTTCTTTCTTATTCGGGTCGATGGTACTACTGATGATTTTAGCTTTCGTAAATGTGTGGATAAGATACTCCCCTTGCCTGACCATCTGAAAGTCCAGTCAACATCAGATAATGATAGGGTTTTGGGCAACAAACATGGAAGCCATCAGAGAGGAGGTGGCAGAAGAGGTGGTCGAGGCTATGGAAAGAGGGGTGGTTTCAGGAAATGA
- the LOC103985397 gene encoding uncharacterized protein LOC103985397 isoform X1: MPSSSLLFEKERERERERERERDDEEVEKSVFLSLHPPPRPSFHCFGIHRGMADPESSSLLMAPIPVLDPNEIDLEAGPGEQFQCRICLETDGRDFIAPCKCKGTSKYVHRECLDHWRSVKEGFAFSHCTTCKAPYYLRVHVHADRKWRTLKFRFFVTRDILSIFAVVQLIISLLAYLVFLVDSSQNSWLRLAWGFDSKISFYYVCGALLFFALLGLSGCFITCYDRRVRNDLAQPCRELCLCCCQPGMCADCHLPGTLCMWTDCTTCFESCASTAGECGCLGGAGEAGLPLLFIIGLIILGLFTIIGIFYSVLVATMVGQRIWQRHYHILAKRMLTKEYVVEDVDGEGTDWCPPPLPAEHVQQLKTLGLL, from the exons AtgccctcctcctccctcctcttcgagaaggagagagagagagagagagagagagagagagagagggacgacGAAGAGGTAGAGAAATCTGTTTTCTTGTCTCTTCATCCTCCGCCTCGCCCTTCTTTTCACTGTTTCGGTATACATAGAGGCATGGCGGATCCCGAGAGCTCTTCCCTTCTCATGGCGCCGATCCCGGTCCTGGACCCCAACGAGATCGACCTCGAAGCTGGCCCTGGCGAGCAATTCCAGTGCCGGATCTGTCTCGAAACTGATG GAAGGGACTTCATAGCGCCATGCAAGTGCAAGGGGACCTCCAAGTACGTCCATCGTGAATGCTTGGACCACTGGCGGTCTGTCAAG GAAGGTTTTGCATTTTCCCATTGCACAACCTGCAAGGCTCCATACTATTTGAGGGTTCATGTTCATGCAGACAGGAAATGGAGAACCTTGAAGTTCCGATTCTTTGTTACTAGGGACATACTGTCTATATTCGCAGTTGTTCAACTC ATAATATCTTTGTTGGCATATCTGGTCTTTCTGGTTGATAGCTCTCAAAACAGTTGGTTGCGGTTGGCTTGGGGTTTTGACAGCAAAATTAGTTTCTACTATGTATGTG GGGCACTATTATTTTTCGCGCTGCTTGGGTTATCCGGATGCTTTATAACTTGTTATGATCGACGAGTGCGCAATGATTTGGCTCAGCCATGTCGAGAGTTATGTCTTTGTTGTTGTCAACCAGG tATGTGTGCCGATTGTCATCTGCCTGGCACCCTCTGTATGTGGACCGATTGTACCACATGCTTTGAAAGTTGTGCAAGTACAGCAGGAGAATGTGGATGCTTGGGAGGGGCTGGCGAAGCTGGTCTACCGTTGCTTTTTATAATAGGATTAATCATTCTTGGGCTGTTCACCATTATTGGCATATTTTACAGTGTTCTCGTGGCAACAATGGTCGGCCAACGAATTTGGCAGCGTCACTATCATATACTTGCTAAACGGATGCTAACAAAA GAGTATGTCGTGGAGGACGTTGATGGCGAGGGCACTGATTGGTGCCCGCCACCCCTTCCAGCTGAGCATGTTCAGCAGCTAAAGACACTTGGACTCCTGTAG
- the LOC103985397 gene encoding uncharacterized protein LOC103985397 isoform X2, with product MADPESSSLLMAPIPVLDPNEIDLEAGPGEQFQCRICLETDGRDFIAPCKCKGTSKYVHRECLDHWRSVKEGFAFSHCTTCKAPYYLRVHVHADRKWRTLKFRFFVTRDILSIFAVVQLIISLLAYLVFLVDSSQNSWLRLAWGFDSKISFYYVCGALLFFALLGLSGCFITCYDRRVRNDLAQPCRELCLCCCQPGMCADCHLPGTLCMWTDCTTCFESCASTAGECGCLGGAGEAGLPLLFIIGLIILGLFTIIGIFYSVLVATMVGQRIWQRHYHILAKRMLTKEYVVEDVDGEGTDWCPPPLPAEHVQQLKTLGLL from the exons ATGGCGGATCCCGAGAGCTCTTCCCTTCTCATGGCGCCGATCCCGGTCCTGGACCCCAACGAGATCGACCTCGAAGCTGGCCCTGGCGAGCAATTCCAGTGCCGGATCTGTCTCGAAACTGATG GAAGGGACTTCATAGCGCCATGCAAGTGCAAGGGGACCTCCAAGTACGTCCATCGTGAATGCTTGGACCACTGGCGGTCTGTCAAG GAAGGTTTTGCATTTTCCCATTGCACAACCTGCAAGGCTCCATACTATTTGAGGGTTCATGTTCATGCAGACAGGAAATGGAGAACCTTGAAGTTCCGATTCTTTGTTACTAGGGACATACTGTCTATATTCGCAGTTGTTCAACTC ATAATATCTTTGTTGGCATATCTGGTCTTTCTGGTTGATAGCTCTCAAAACAGTTGGTTGCGGTTGGCTTGGGGTTTTGACAGCAAAATTAGTTTCTACTATGTATGTG GGGCACTATTATTTTTCGCGCTGCTTGGGTTATCCGGATGCTTTATAACTTGTTATGATCGACGAGTGCGCAATGATTTGGCTCAGCCATGTCGAGAGTTATGTCTTTGTTGTTGTCAACCAGG tATGTGTGCCGATTGTCATCTGCCTGGCACCCTCTGTATGTGGACCGATTGTACCACATGCTTTGAAAGTTGTGCAAGTACAGCAGGAGAATGTGGATGCTTGGGAGGGGCTGGCGAAGCTGGTCTACCGTTGCTTTTTATAATAGGATTAATCATTCTTGGGCTGTTCACCATTATTGGCATATTTTACAGTGTTCTCGTGGCAACAATGGTCGGCCAACGAATTTGGCAGCGTCACTATCATATACTTGCTAAACGGATGCTAACAAAA GAGTATGTCGTGGAGGACGTTGATGGCGAGGGCACTGATTGGTGCCCGCCACCCCTTCCAGCTGAGCATGTTCAGCAGCTAAAGACACTTGGACTCCTGTAG